The Streptomyces sp. NBC_00224 genome has a window encoding:
- a CDS encoding copper chaperone PCu(A)C, whose amino-acid sequence MNRRTTLASAIALTAGLALAGCSSDSSDGKPDLKIGQAFMPEPVSADMAGGFLVVKNDGKTADKLTKVTSDVSNDVTMHATKDQKMREVKTFDIPAGGELDLERGGNHIMFMGLKKKPKQGEKIAVDLHFEKAGTVKVELPVKESTYNPKHH is encoded by the coding sequence GTGAACCGCCGCACCACCCTCGCCTCCGCCATAGCCCTGACCGCCGGGCTGGCGCTGGCGGGCTGCTCGTCCGACAGCTCCGACGGCAAGCCCGACCTGAAGATCGGCCAGGCGTTCATGCCGGAGCCGGTGAGCGCGGACATGGCCGGCGGCTTCCTGGTCGTGAAGAACGACGGCAAGACCGCGGACAAGCTGACCAAGGTCACCAGTGACGTCTCGAACGACGTCACGATGCACGCGACCAAGGACCAGAAGATGCGGGAGGTGAAGACCTTCGACATCCCGGCGGGCGGCGAGCTCGACCTCGAACGCGGTGGCAACCACATCATGTTCATGGGCCTGAAGAAGAAGCCGAAGCAGGGCGAGAAGATCGCCGTCGACCTGCACTTCGAGAAGGCCGGCACGGTCAAGGTCGAACTGCCGGTCAAGGAATCCACCTACAACCCGAAGCACCACTGA
- a CDS encoding SCO family protein → MRTKYVPAAIAFAVAAALTLTACGGSDDKAKSPVTDVSADTSNKAGTVLDRPFTKPDFVLTDTQGKKFDFRERTKGRPTLIYFGYTHCPDVCPLTMSNIAVAKKHLPKADQDKLQVVFVTTDPERDTPETLGKWLKGQDPAFIGLTGDFPTIQAGARSIGIGIDPATKDKNGNVVSMHGAQVIAFSPKTDQGYVLYGESATPEDYTKDLPKIILGENP, encoded by the coding sequence ATGCGCACCAAGTACGTGCCCGCTGCCATCGCATTCGCGGTGGCGGCGGCGCTCACCCTGACCGCGTGCGGTGGCAGCGACGACAAGGCCAAGAGCCCCGTCACCGATGTCTCCGCCGACACCAGCAACAAGGCCGGCACCGTGCTCGACCGGCCGTTCACCAAGCCGGACTTCGTCCTGACCGACACCCAGGGCAAGAAGTTCGACTTCCGTGAGCGGACCAAGGGCAGGCCGACCCTCATCTACTTCGGCTACACCCACTGCCCCGACGTGTGCCCGCTGACGATGAGCAACATCGCCGTCGCCAAGAAGCACCTGCCCAAGGCCGACCAGGACAAGCTCCAGGTCGTCTTCGTGACCACCGACCCCGAACGGGACACCCCCGAGACGCTCGGCAAGTGGCTCAAGGGGCAGGACCCGGCGTTCATCGGGCTGACCGGTGACTTCCCGACCATCCAGGCCGGGGCCCGCTCGATCGGCATCGGTATCGACCCGGCGACGAAGGACAAGAACGGGAACGTCGTGTCCATGCACGGCGCCCAGGTCATCGCCTTCTCGCCGAAGACCGACCAGGGGTACGTCCTGTACGGCGAGTCCGCCACCCCAGAGGACTACACCAAGGACCTGCCGAAGATCATTCTTGGAGAGAACCCGTGA